The following proteins are co-located in the Spirosoma montaniterrae genome:
- the cobA gene encoding uroporphyrinogen-III C-methyltransferase produces the protein MKLTLVGAGPGDPDLITVKGIKALRTADVVMYDALVSPELLEYCRPDALKVYVGKRRGAYSCMQEDINPLIVHYARHYGHVVRLKGGDSFVFGRGYEEVAYARQHGLLVDVVPGLSSSYAVPASAGVPLTTRGLSESFWVVTGTTKDGKLSADLQLAAQSSATVVVLMGMHKLPAIMAAFTNAGKAHTPVAIIQNGTLPEQRTVVGRVDTIVDRTEQAGIDNPAIIVIGEVAGLPNVTEHVTAHVNQSGL, from the coding sequence ATGAAACTCACACTTGTAGGAGCCGGGCCGGGTGACCCGGATTTGATAACGGTAAAGGGAATCAAGGCGTTACGCACTGCCGACGTGGTGATGTATGACGCACTGGTATCGCCCGAACTGCTCGAGTACTGCCGCCCCGACGCGCTGAAGGTGTATGTGGGCAAACGACGGGGGGCGTATTCGTGTATGCAGGAAGACATTAACCCACTAATTGTGCATTATGCCCGGCACTACGGCCACGTAGTGCGGCTGAAAGGGGGCGACTCGTTCGTGTTCGGGCGCGGCTACGAAGAAGTGGCGTACGCCCGGCAACATGGCCTCTTGGTCGATGTGGTGCCGGGGCTATCGAGCAGTTATGCCGTACCGGCCTCGGCGGGGGTGCCGCTTACAACGCGCGGCCTGTCGGAGAGTTTCTGGGTCGTGACGGGTACAACCAAAGACGGCAAGCTCTCGGCTGATTTACAGTTAGCCGCCCAATCGTCGGCCACGGTGGTGGTGCTGATGGGTATGCACAAACTCCCGGCAATCATGGCCGCTTTTACCAACGCCGGTAAAGCCCACACGCCCGTTGCCATTATCCAGAACGGCACCCTCCCTGAACAACGTACCGTAGTTGGCCGCGTAGACACGATTGTTGACCGTACCGAACAGGCGGGCATCGATAACCCGGCCATCATTGTAATCGGCGAAGTGGCCGGACTTCCGAACGTCACGGAGCATGTCACAGCCCATGTAAATCAGAGCGGTTTATAA
- a CDS encoding Rpn family recombination-promoting nuclease/putative transposase, which yields MDLYNDNERFIPLVSDYGFNVTFGNESDTRFLRKALQALINSPVGINQVTFIQNEIKGVTRDSRSGIYDLFCKDERGNQFIVEMQLSEYPEFIQRMKFYAFYRLNTLIRKGDYEFDDLPKIYCIGILSVSIFSHVADYHNVAVLKNQHNELIDEQMTFITVELGKFTKGLVEIESDLDKLIYTMKTIHEVSEPTQFPAFWNEEWLQVAIQELDKRALTPEQRLSYEMTISANALAVKNEQRKIQKIKTKAVARALNRGKLTIEEIAEDNDVSVDFVLQVQQELASNK from the coding sequence ATGGACTTGTACAATGATAACGAGCGGTTCATTCCCCTCGTCTCCGATTATGGTTTCAACGTTACCTTTGGCAACGAATCCGATACCCGCTTTTTGAGAAAAGCTCTACAGGCTCTGATCAACTCACCTGTAGGAATTAATCAGGTCACGTTTATCCAGAACGAAATTAAAGGTGTAACCCGCGACAGTCGAAGCGGGATTTATGACCTATTTTGTAAGGACGAGCGAGGCAATCAGTTCATCGTCGAAATGCAGTTGAGTGAGTACCCGGAGTTTATTCAACGCATGAAATTTTACGCGTTCTATCGGTTGAACACGCTAATTCGGAAAGGTGATTACGAGTTTGACGACTTGCCTAAAATCTATTGCATCGGCATTTTATCAGTCAGTATTTTTTCGCACGTTGCTGACTATCATAACGTTGCTGTTCTAAAGAATCAGCATAACGAACTGATAGACGAGCAGATGACGTTTATCACAGTAGAGTTAGGCAAGTTCACCAAGGGCTTGGTTGAAATTGAAAGCGACTTGGATAAACTGATTTACACGATGAAGACGATCCATGAAGTGAGTGAACCAACGCAGTTTCCGGCGTTCTGGAATGAGGAGTGGTTGCAGGTGGCGATTCAGGAGTTGGACAAGCGGGCGTTGACGCCAGAGCAGCGGTTGAGCTACGAAATGACAATATCGGCTAATGCACTGGCGGTCAAGAACGAGCAAAGGAAGATTCAGAAGATCAAAACAAAAGCTGTTGCAAGAGCACTCAATCGTGGCAAACTCACCATTGAAGAAATAGCGGAGGATAATGACGTTTCTGTTGATTTTGTGCTCCAAGTTCAGCAAGAATTGGCTTCTAACAAGTAA
- a CDS encoding DUF5343 domain-containing protein — protein MIADFYLMTTKNLGNFLQSIANAQAPPKFTTKFLEQLGFKSTSDRLLIKMLKGLGFIDNNSVPTDRYFQFLDSSQSKFILADSIREAFGDLFQLNIRANEMTISDIKNKLKTILQGKASDKILQLTANTFKALCEIADFTQTKNLVKQEPEVKINQEEKSKNSYNPIFEQHDLQPLVNKSINTELHYNIQIHLPETKDIAVYDAIFESLKRHLL, from the coding sequence ATGATAGCCGACTTTTATTTAATGACCACCAAAAATCTTGGCAATTTCTTGCAATCTATTGCGAATGCACAAGCCCCTCCCAAATTCACCACTAAGTTTTTAGAGCAACTTGGCTTTAAAAGTACAAGTGATAGGCTATTGATAAAAATGTTGAAGGGTCTCGGTTTTATAGATAATAATAGCGTTCCAACTGATCGTTATTTCCAGTTTTTGGATAGCTCCCAATCAAAATTTATACTTGCGGATAGTATTCGTGAAGCCTTCGGCGATTTATTTCAATTGAATATTAGAGCAAATGAGATGACTATAAGCGATATAAAAAACAAATTAAAGACAATACTTCAAGGTAAAGCATCAGATAAAATTCTACAATTGACCGCGAACACTTTTAAGGCGTTATGTGAGATAGCAGATTTCACGCAAACTAAAAACTTAGTCAAACAAGAGCCAGAGGTCAAGATAAATCAAGAAGAAAAAAGCAAAAATTCTTACAATCCAATCTTTGAGCAACACGATTTACAGCCTTTAGTAAACAAGTCTATAAATACAGAACTTCATTATAATATTCAGATTCACCTACCCGAAACTAAAGATATAGCTGTTTATGATGCAATTTTTGAGAGCTTAAAACGACATCTTTTATGA
- a CDS encoding response regulator transcription factor — MKLLVVEDEPKTLQAIRQGLEESQFEVDIAYDGLLAKRLALKTNYAAIITDLILPGINGYELCRQLRAEGLTTPILMLTALGETNDKIMGFDSGADQYLTKPFQFAELLARVRSLTKRGTQVSMTAQMLRYGGVEMNLDTKTVTRDGQPIDLTAREFALLEYLMRNQGRVLSKPTIAEQVWGINFDSGTNVVEVYINYLRKKLDRDFPKKLIHTQFGMGYTFKEE, encoded by the coding sequence ATGAAATTATTAGTCGTTGAAGACGAACCCAAAACGCTCCAGGCCATTCGGCAGGGGCTGGAAGAAAGTCAGTTCGAGGTCGATATAGCGTATGATGGGCTGCTGGCCAAACGGCTGGCCCTGAAAACCAATTACGCAGCCATTATAACCGACCTGATTCTGCCGGGTATCAACGGCTACGAACTGTGTCGCCAGTTGCGGGCGGAGGGGCTGACAACGCCTATTCTGATGCTGACGGCACTGGGTGAAACGAATGATAAAATTATGGGCTTCGACTCAGGAGCCGACCAATACCTGACCAAACCCTTTCAGTTTGCCGAATTGCTGGCGCGGGTCCGTTCGCTCACCAAACGGGGAACGCAGGTGTCGATGACGGCCCAGATGCTTCGTTACGGCGGGGTTGAGATGAACTTAGATACCAAGACCGTTACCCGCGATGGTCAGCCCATCGACCTCACGGCCCGCGAGTTTGCCCTGCTCGAATACCTCATGCGAAACCAGGGGCGGGTGCTGTCGAAACCGACTATCGCCGAACAGGTCTGGGGCATCAACTTCGATTCGGGCACCAATGTCGTAGAGGTCTATATCAACTACCTGCGAAAGAAGCTCGACCGGGATTTTCCGAAAAAGCTCATTCATACTCAATTTGGCATGGGCTACACGTTTAAGGAGGAATAA
- a CDS encoding sensor histidine kinase, translating into MRTQPDEISRLSATINRLLDRVAESFLMQRLFVANVSHELKNPLTQISSQLEVSLLNQREPEVYRQTIRSVLDDVRQVSALTHELLQLSQVSQDDAAGLLTDRIRADELAWDIRDEVMRINPRYGVTVELGTLPEDPDGLTLPGNRPLLYTALKNLTENACKFSDDGHALLRIGFAPASVQIDIQNNGRPIPDADLPYIFEPFYRSHQAADRVRGYGVGLALVDQIVRLHRGSIEVESETSTLTRFRVRLPG; encoded by the coding sequence GTGCGAACGCAACCCGACGAAATCAGCCGCCTGTCGGCAACGATCAACCGGCTGCTCGACCGGGTGGCCGAGTCATTTCTGATGCAGCGGCTGTTCGTTGCCAATGTGTCGCACGAGTTGAAGAACCCCCTCACCCAAATTAGTTCGCAGTTAGAAGTGAGTCTGCTGAATCAGCGCGAACCGGAGGTCTACCGGCAAACCATTCGTTCGGTGCTGGATGACGTGCGTCAGGTATCGGCCCTGACCCACGAACTGCTTCAACTCTCGCAGGTGAGCCAGGACGACGCAGCCGGTTTGCTTACCGATAGAATACGGGCCGACGAACTGGCGTGGGACATCCGCGACGAGGTGATGCGTATCAACCCACGCTACGGGGTGACGGTCGAGTTAGGGACGTTGCCCGAAGACCCTGACGGGCTGACGCTGCCGGGCAATAGACCCCTGCTGTATACGGCCCTGAAAAACCTGACCGAGAATGCCTGTAAATTTTCTGACGATGGTCACGCGCTCCTCCGCATTGGCTTTGCGCCAGCCAGCGTACAGATCGACATCCAGAACAATGGCCGACCCATACCCGATGCCGACCTGCCGTACATCTTCGAGCCGTTTTACCGAAGCCACCAGGCCGCCGACCGGGTGCGGGGTTACGGCGTGGGCCTGGCTTTGGTGGACCAGATTGTCCGGCTACATCGGGGCAGCATCGAGGTTGAGTCAGAGACCAGTACACTCACCCGGTTCAGGGTCAGGCTGCCGGGCTGA
- a CDS encoding Swt1 family HEPN domain-containing protein: MNTDPIYNFAFRGLLTLNALEKTSCIRKRTFTAQEGQEIINSLGINELDEDLVKTARKMAIVYTGVSAFENTVRKFVANVLLENHGENWWELKVMEGIKKKAESRRLEESKIRWHTPRGDSIINYTEFGDLFIIIKNNWIDFQPYIISQEWAEQIIRTIERSRNVIMHSGELVDQDIERIGMFIRDWIKQVGA, from the coding sequence ATGAATACTGACCCAATATATAATTTTGCCTTTAGAGGTCTCTTAACGTTAAATGCTCTTGAAAAAACCTCTTGCATTAGGAAGCGAACGTTTACTGCACAAGAGGGTCAAGAAATAATCAATAGTTTGGGTATTAATGAGCTTGATGAAGACTTGGTAAAGACCGCCCGGAAAATGGCAATCGTCTATACAGGTGTAAGCGCCTTCGAAAACACGGTTAGAAAATTTGTAGCAAACGTACTCTTAGAAAATCATGGTGAGAATTGGTGGGAACTGAAAGTAATGGAAGGTATTAAGAAAAAGGCAGAATCCAGACGGCTCGAGGAGAGTAAAATACGTTGGCATACCCCAAGAGGGGATTCCATTATTAACTACACGGAGTTTGGTGACTTGTTTATTATCATCAAAAATAACTGGATTGACTTTCAACCTTATATAATTTCCCAAGAGTGGGCTGAACAGATAATAAGAACGATTGAAAGATCCCGAAACGTAATTATGCACAGTGGGGAGTTGGTTGATCAAGACATAGAGAGGATAGGAATGTTTATCAGAGACTGGATTAAACAGGTTGGGGCATGA